One Olsenella sp. oral taxon 807 DNA segment encodes these proteins:
- a CDS encoding type IV secretory system conjugative DNA transfer family protein, protein MAIRQQVLLGATLDDGRFRHPGGEPWYVFQDARDERSHMCINDVAASRHVLLLGGSGTGKTNVMNLMFRQARKLSVAGEASYIVFDTKADYVTHRGFLRGGDELVGNNRRFRDMSAVWNVFAEVLVDGRDARDIRSNAHEIARTLFEGRGSKTQPFFANAASDIFANALVYLTRRAQERPSTGVRQLNNANLVRFLDKGPNTLSKAFNTYDDMRGLTTYFGDGTNDQGMGVLSELRSMLRDCFQGVFASSPPAGSDGLSVRRLVRRRGGRALFVEYDLSLGLSLQPVYRLLFDLALKEALGSNARGHTIVYLDELRLLPQIHHLEDALNFGRSKGVSVVAGLQSVEQLDATYGSEEGRTLLGGFGSIIAFGSVDPKTMSYVSDRFGANLISYRYPDSNGQPIDRERESSVVEPWRVRSLGLGEAIVGLATQPDPFLFRFRKEGS, encoded by the coding sequence ATGGCAATCAGACAGCAGGTCCTCCTTGGCGCGACGCTTGACGACGGACGCTTTCGACATCCGGGGGGTGAGCCGTGGTACGTATTCCAGGACGCGCGTGATGAGAGGAGCCACATGTGCATCAACGACGTGGCTGCATCCCGGCACGTGCTGCTCCTTGGGGGAAGTGGTACGGGCAAGACGAACGTGATGAACCTGATGTTCAGGCAGGCCCGCAAGCTCTCGGTTGCTGGTGAGGCGTCCTACATCGTGTTTGACACGAAGGCTGACTACGTGACCCACAGGGGCTTTCTTAGGGGAGGCGACGAGCTTGTGGGCAACAACCGTCGCTTCAGGGACATGAGCGCCGTCTGGAACGTCTTTGCCGAGGTGCTCGTCGATGGCCGCGACGCACGTGACATCAGGTCGAACGCCCACGAGATCGCGAGGACCCTGTTCGAGGGGAGGGGCTCGAAGACGCAGCCCTTCTTTGCCAACGCCGCCAGCGACATCTTCGCGAATGCCCTCGTCTACCTTACGAGGCGGGCGCAGGAGCGTCCGTCCACAGGGGTAAGGCAGCTCAACAATGCCAACCTGGTGCGCTTCCTGGATAAAGGCCCCAACACGCTCTCTAAGGCGTTTAACACGTACGATGACATGCGAGGGCTGACGACGTACTTTGGCGACGGGACCAACGACCAGGGGATGGGCGTCCTCAGCGAGCTAAGAAGCATGCTGCGTGACTGCTTCCAAGGCGTCTTCGCATCCAGTCCTCCCGCAGGCTCTGACGGCCTGTCGGTGAGGAGGCTGGTGAGGCGCAGGGGCGGACGGGCCCTCTTCGTGGAGTATGACCTCTCGCTGGGCCTGTCCCTGCAGCCCGTCTACCGCCTTCTCTTCGACCTTGCCCTCAAGGAGGCCCTGGGATCGAATGCAAGGGGTCACACGATTGTCTACCTCGACGAGCTGAGGCTCCTCCCACAGATACACCATCTTGAGGACGCCCTTAACTTCGGGAGGAGCAAGGGGGTCTCGGTTGTCGCGGGGCTCCAGAGCGTCGAGCAGCTTGATGCCACCTACGGTTCCGAGGAGGGTCGCACCCTCCTCGGTGGGTTCGGCTCGATCATCGCGTTTGGTTCTGTCGACCCGAAGACCATGTCGTATGTCTCCGACCGCTTTGGCGCGAACCTCATCTCATACCGATACCCCGATTCGAACGGCCAGCCCATCGATAGGGAGCGCGAGAGCAGTGTCGTCGAGCCCTGGAGGGTGAGGTCCCTTGGGCTCGGGGAGGCCATCGTCGGGCTCGCCACGCAGCCAGACCCGTTCCTGTTTCGGTTCCGGAAGGAGGGAAGCTAG